In Methanosarcina siciliae T4/M, one genomic interval encodes:
- a CDS encoding COP associated protein has translation MLKADANFQKKQIIVEYDEKKAELKEVKTAIREAGYEPL, from the coding sequence GTGCTGAAAGCGGATGCGAACTTTCAGAAAAAACAGATAATTGTCGAGTATGATGAAAAGAAGGCAGAGCTGAAAGAAGTTAAGACCGCTATTCGAGAAGCAGGATACGAACCCTTGTAA